The Chthoniobacterales bacterium genome includes a window with the following:
- a CDS encoding DUF4202 domain-containing protein: MSYERARELIDAAHAADPSRTDAGTPAELVYADRMEEWVARLVPEASPLLRLAARCQHLERWTVPRATYPEGKAGYYAWRQGLYKSQAARARELLREADVSSAEADDVATWVSKTGLMTNPGTQALEDAACLVFLENEIADFAAQHADYPREKFLRILQKTWRKMSPAAQQAALALDLPPAIAALVREALA; encoded by the coding sequence ATGTCCTACGAACGCGCCCGGGAGTTGATCGACGCTGCTCATGCCGCCGATCCCTCGCGCACCGACGCCGGCACTCCCGCCGAACTCGTCTACGCCGATCGCATGGAGGAGTGGGTCGCCCGCCTCGTTCCGGAAGCCTCGCCCTTGCTGCGTCTCGCCGCGCGTTGCCAGCACCTCGAACGCTGGACGGTCCCCCGCGCCACCTATCCCGAAGGCAAGGCCGGCTACTACGCCTGGCGCCAGGGCCTCTACAAATCCCAGGCCGCCCGCGCCCGCGAGCTGCTCCGCGAGGCAGATGTCTCCTCCGCCGAAGCGGACGACGTCGCAACCTGGGTCTCCAAGACCGGGCTGATGACGAACCCCGGCACCCAGGCGCTCGAAGACGCCGCCTGCCTCGTCTTTCTGGAAAACGAAATCGCCGATTTCGCCGCCCAGCACGCCGACTACCCGCGCGAAAAATTCCTCCGCATCCTGCAGAAGACCTGGCGCAAGATGAGCCCCGCCGCGCAGCAGGCCGCGCTCGCGCTCGACCTGCCGCCCGCCATCGCCGCGCTCGTTCGCGAAGCTCTGGCCTAG